Proteins from a single region of Bos javanicus breed banteng chromosome 7, ARS-OSU_banteng_1.0, whole genome shotgun sequence:
- the LOC133252005 gene encoding olfactory receptor 2B11 yields the protein MRSDNQSIWGDPPKDFILLGVSDRPWLELPLFVVLLVSYVLAMLGNISIILVSRLDPQLHSPMYIFLSHLSFLDLCYTTTTVPQMLVNMGSSSKTISYSGCTVQYAIFHWLGCTECIILAAMALDRYVAICEPLRYTIIMHRPLCQQLVAVAWLSGFGNSLVQVVLTVQLPFCGRQVLNNFFCEVPAMIKLSCTDTAVNDTTLAVLVAFFVLVPLALILLSYGFIVRAVFRIQSSKGRHKTFGTCSSQVVVVSLFYLPATYMYLQPPSSYSQEQGKFISLFYSIITPTLNPFIYTLRNKDVKGALRRLLGKDPDA from the exons ATGAGAAGTGACAACCAAAGCATTTGGGGGGATCCCCCTAAGGACTTCATCCTTCTGGGTGTTTCTGACAGGCCATGGCTGGAACTCCCTCTCTTTGTGGTCCTCCTAGTGTCCTATGTGCTGGCCATGTTggggaacatttccatcatcttgGTGTCCCGCCTGGATCCCCAGCTCCACAGCCCCATGTACATCTTCCTTAGCCACCTCTCCTTCCTGGACCTCTGCTATACCACCACCACTGTTCCTCAGATGCTGGTCAACATGGGCAGCTCCAGCAAGACCATCAGCTACAGTGGATGCACAGTACAGTATGCAATTTTCCACTGGTTGGGATGCACTGAGTGCATCATTTTGGCAGCCATGGCCCTGGACCGCTACGTGGCCATTTGCGAGCCCCTCCGATATACCATTATCATGCACCGCCCTTTATGCCAGCAGCTAGTGGCTGTGGCCTGGCTCAGTGGCTTTGGCAACTCCCTCGTTCAAGTGGTCCTGACAGTGCAGTTGCCTTTCTGTGGGCGACAGGTGCTAAATAACTTCTTCTGTGAAGTGCCAGCCATGATCAAGCTATCATGTACTGACACAGCCGTGAATGACACCACACTGGCGGTGCTGGTGGCCTTCTTTGTGCTGGTCCCCCTGGCTCTCATCCTTCTCTCCTATGGCTTCATTGTCCGTGCAGTGTTCAGAATTCAGTCCTCCAAGGGTCGGCACAAAACCTTTGGGACCtgttcttcccaggtggtggtggtcTCCCTCTTCTACCTACCTGCCACCTACATGTACCTGCAACCTCCTTCCAGCTACTCCCAAGAGCAGGGCAAATTTATCTCCCTCTTCTATTCCATTATCACCCCCACCCTCAATCCCTTCATCTATACCCTAAGGAACAAGGATGTGAAGGGTGCTTTGAGAAGACTTCTGG gaaaagaccctgatgct